CTTCACGGACTGAGCGAGACCGTGCGAAAACGCCAACTTGGTAATCACATCATCAGAGGGCAGCGTAATATCATCTTTTAGAATCTTAGCGATTCGGCCGATAGAATACCTAGATTCTTCAATTTCGATTTCGGGTACTGGATCAACTTCAAAAGCGGTCAGCCTAGATAAAACATCTTTTTCTTCTGCAACGCCAAGCCCCCACATCACCACCGTTCCAGATGAGAAATAAAACACGTCACCGCGTTCCAAACCCTCAAAATGATGGATAACATGGCTACTTCTAAAGTAGCTCACCTGCGCTTTTTGAGCTTGAAGTTGCTCCAAAAGGGCCTTCATTTGATATGATGTAGCAGTACAATAAGCGCTGCATCGGCGAAATGCCTTGATTTCATTTATTTCTGTCTGCATATAGGATCCCCAAAGTATGAGTGATATCAAAAAAATCAGACCAATAGAAGGTTTTATTACCCAAACAATTCAGGAGACATCCGATACCTGGACACTTCACATAGATGTCCCGCCTGAAGATCGAAACTATTTAGCCGGTCAATTTTTAAGTATCCCGCCGCAACAGTTTCCAGAACTTTCAGAAATGCTCGCCTATTTGGAACATAAAAAAGGCCGCAAAGAAGTCATCAGAGCCTACTCCATGGCCTCTGCGCCGCACGAAGATACTGTCAGCATCACGATTAAACCTGAGCGTTTTTATCCCGAAGAAGAATATCCGCCTATTTTATCGCCTTTTCTGGCGTCACCACACATGCTGGGCCGTAAACTCAAATTTATGGGATACACTGGCCCTTATACATTGCCAGCGAACCTGGAAGAACAAACCTCCGAGGTTTTACACCTGGTTGCAGGCTCAGGCGCAGTGCCAAACTTCTCTTTGCTCAAAGACCAGCTCATTCAAAATAAAAACCCGAGCGTTCATCACACCTTAATAGACGTTAATAAAACCTTCGAAGATATCATCTATCAAAAGGAGCTCGAAGAACTCGCAGCCGCGTATCCGAATCGTTTCACCCTAGTGCACATGTTAACCCGCGAAGAAAGACCAGGCTATTTATCCGGCCGGCCAACTTTGGAATTTCTGAGATCGCACATCAAAGACCCTTCCCGCGTACTGGTATACGCCTGCGGCTCCGCCATCACCAAATGGCAGCGCAAACACGCAGAAGCCACAGGAATCCCCGCTCAACCAAGATTTATCGAAGGCGTGTCCGACTTAATGAGCAAACTAGGCGTAGACAAAAAACGCTTCAAACACGAATCCTACGGCTGAGGTTGTCCTACCCTCTCCCACACGTGGGAGAGGGTAATACAGGCTATTTCTTCAGAAGGTCGCGGATTTCTATCAGAAGTTTTACTTCATCCGTTGGGCCTGTGACTGGCTTTTCGGCTTTCTTCTGAAGCTTGAGTATTTTGACAAGCTTCACCACACCGAAGATGGACACAGATACGATGAGAAAATCAAATATGGCTTGCAAGAAGTTGCCGTAGTTAATCGTTGCCGGTACCTTCCCTAAGATAGCAGGCAATGTGACTTTCAAATCCGTAAACCGGATGCCGCCGATAAGATAGCCGATTGGCGGCGTCAAGATGTCGGCAACCAACGACGAAACGATTTTGCCAAAGGCAGCGCCCATGACGACTGCAACCGCTAGGTCAATCACGTTGCCGCGGGATATGAAATCTTTAAACTCGTGCTTGATGCTCATTTTACCTGCCTACCCTAAAAATATCTCTCTATCGCCTTTGGCACTCATGATCGGCCCTACATGCCCATCACGCTCCATTTGTTCTACCATCTTAGCAGCGCGATTATAACCGACGCCTAATTGCCGTTGAATCCAGCTGGTAGAGCATTTCTGCGTGCGGCGCACCACTTCGATGGCTTCTTGGTATTTATCATCGCCGCCCTCAAAGACGCCATCTTCCCCGGTCAACGCCTCTTCTGGTGGCGCTTCGGCGATGGTCATATCGTATTCGGGCTTGCACTGTGACTTCCAAAAATCGACCACCCTAGAGAGCTCTTTCTCAGATACATACGCGCCATGCACCCGGATAACTTCGCTGGTTCCAGGCGGCATAAGCAACATATCACCGCGACCCAACAATTTTTCCGCGCCGGAGCGATTAATAATGGTTTTAGAGTCATAGGACGATGCCAGTCTAAAGCTCATCCGCACTGGGAAGTTTGCCTTAATCACACCAGTAATAATATCCACACTCGGCCTTTGAGTTGCAAGCATGACATGGATACCAGCCGCCCTAGCCTTTTGTGCCAGGCGCATGACCAATGCTTCGACATCTTTTCCTGCGACCGCCACCAAATCCGCGTATTCATCCACCACCACCACGATAAATGGCATCTTCTGCGTGCTATCGACTTTTTCGTTATACCCAGTGATGTCTCGAACCCCGATTTCATTCATTTTCAAGTAGCGATTATCCATTTCACGCACGGCCCATTTCAGCGCCTGAGCCGCTTTCTTGCTATCAATAATCGGGGGCAACAGCAGATGCGGGATGCCTTCATAAATCCCAAGTTCCAGCATCTTCGGGTCAATCATCAAAAAGCGCACTTCATCAGGCGTGGCTCGGTACAAAATCGAGCAAATCATGGCGTTAACGCTGACTGATTTCCCCGAACCCGTGGTCCCAGCCATCAACACGTGCGGCATGTCCGCCAAGTTCACGAAGTAAGGCTTGCCTTCAATGGTCTTGCCCAGAGCCATGCACAGCTTGTGCGGATGTTCCCGATAGCTCGGATGTCCGACGATTTCCTTCAGATAGACAGTTTCACGCTGGTCGTTTGGAATTTCAATGCCTACCGCGCCTTTGCCCGGAATCGGTGCCACAATACGCACATGAACAGCCGTCATTGCCATCGCAATGTCATCGGCCAACACGGCAATTTTAGACAATTTGATGCCTGGCGCAGGGACAAATTCAAAACAAGTCACCACCGGCCCTGGCCTGATTTCACGCACCTGCCCTTCAATGCCAAACTGCATAAAAGTTTTTTCAAGTCGCTCTGCTTGTGCGCGCATCAATCGCTCATCCAACTGAATCGGCGGTGGCGCATCATAATCTAAAAGCTTTATCCCTGGCAGCTCGAAATTCTGGCTAACTTTAGGCGTCTCTACATTATCGAAAGCCTCAACCTGGCGTTCTATAATCTGCAACGAGCCTGGCGCAGATGGCGCCGCCGGAGGCAAAGAAGAAACCGCTGCGACCATTGGCTTCATCACCACAGGCGGCGGAATGCTGACAGCCGGGGATTCGGGGCTCACGCGCCGAGGCATCCGAAGCCCTTCAATCCATAAAACCACCCCGACCAAAAACAAGGTCAAGCTCACCAGCCACATCCCAAGCTGCGATATGACGGAAATCAAAGCGCGATGTAGGCCATAACCGAGTAATCCGCCCCAAGGAAATGACACGCCAAAGGTACCTGTGCTCACTTCTTCCAAAATTATCGAAGCTGCCACAACCAGCAAAACGCTGCCAATAATCTTGGTCGGTTTATGCCAAATCGGCCTGCGCCAAAACGAAGCCATCCCTGCAGCGAAAAATAGAAACGGCAAAGCAATCGCTAAAAAGCCAAACAAAGTATAAAACAAATTGGCAATCAGCGCCCCGCCTGGCCCAATCCAATTTTGTATCCGATAACTGCCGTAGGCGTAGATGCCATTGTCCGCAGAGGAGAATGACAACAGCGAAAAGCCAACCAGCACGCCCAAAGCGCAAAACGCGATGCCAAGTACATCAGGCAAAATCGCATAATTCTTTTTAACCGAATCCATATGGCTTATTCTTTACTAGAATTTAGAATATCTTTCCAGGATTTAACATCCCATCTGGGTCCCAAACTTTTTTAATCGCCTGTTGCAGCGCAATCACACTCGGCGTTTGCTCCAAAGACAAGTAGGCTTTTTTGGCAAGCCCTATACCATGTTCGCCAGAGATAGTCCCGCCTAATTGGACAGTTAGTTCAAATAGTTCAAGCAACGCTTTATCATGATTCGTCTCTTGTTTCATCAGCAATTGTGCATGCAGATTACCATCTCCCGCATGCCCAAAAACAGCTGTGTCAATTTGATGCCTCTGTCCAATGGCTTGAAGTCCCTGAGAAAAAGCTAAAATCTGAGAACGCGGCACCACGATATCTTCTGATATCTTATATGCTGCGCGCTTTTTAAGCCTCACACTCATTTGGCGGCGGTGCTCC
This sequence is a window from Myxococcota bacterium. Protein-coding genes within it:
- a CDS encoding oxidoreductase, whose protein sequence is MSDIKKIRPIEGFITQTIQETSDTWTLHIDVPPEDRNYLAGQFLSIPPQQFPELSEMLAYLEHKKGRKEVIRAYSMASAPHEDTVSITIKPERFYPEEEYPPILSPFLASPHMLGRKLKFMGYTGPYTLPANLEEQTSEVLHLVAGSGAVPNFSLLKDQLIQNKNPSVHHTLIDVNKTFEDIIYQKELEELAAAYPNRFTLVHMLTREERPGYLSGRPTLEFLRSHIKDPSRVLVYACGSAITKWQRKHAEATGIPAQPRFIEGVSDLMSKLGVDKKRFKHESYG
- the mscL gene encoding large-conductance mechanosensitive channel protein MscL, whose translation is MSIKHEFKDFISRGNVIDLAVAVVMGAAFGKIVSSLVADILTPPIGYLIGGIRFTDLKVTLPAILGKVPATINYGNFLQAIFDFLIVSVSIFGVVKLVKILKLQKKAEKPVTGPTDEVKLLIEIRDLLKK
- a CDS encoding DNA translocase FtsK 4TM domain-containing protein → MDSVKKNYAILPDVLGIAFCALGVLVGFSLLSFSSADNGIYAYGSYRIQNWIGPGGALIANLFYTLFGFLAIALPFLFFAAGMASFWRRPIWHKPTKIIGSVLLVVAASIILEEVSTGTFGVSFPWGGLLGYGLHRALISVISQLGMWLVSLTLFLVGVVLWIEGLRMPRRVSPESPAVSIPPPVVMKPMVAAVSSLPPAAPSAPGSLQIIERQVEAFDNVETPKVSQNFELPGIKLLDYDAPPPIQLDERLMRAQAERLEKTFMQFGIEGQVREIRPGPVVTCFEFVPAPGIKLSKIAVLADDIAMAMTAVHVRIVAPIPGKGAVGIEIPNDQRETVYLKEIVGHPSYREHPHKLCMALGKTIEGKPYFVNLADMPHVLMAGTTGSGKSVSVNAMICSILYRATPDEVRFLMIDPKMLELGIYEGIPHLLLPPIIDSKKAAQALKWAVREMDNRYLKMNEIGVRDITGYNEKVDSTQKMPFIVVVVDEYADLVAVAGKDVEALVMRLAQKARAAGIHVMLATQRPSVDIITGVIKANFPVRMSFRLASSYDSKTIINRSGAEKLLGRGDMLLMPPGTSEVIRVHGAYVSEKELSRVVDFWKSQCKPEYDMTIAEAPPEEALTGEDGVFEGGDDKYQEAIEVVRRTQKCSTSWIQRQLGVGYNRAAKMVEQMERDGHVGPIMSAKGDREIFLG